One genomic window of Odocoileus virginianus isolate 20LAN1187 ecotype Illinois chromosome 8, Ovbor_1.2, whole genome shotgun sequence includes the following:
- the TSC22D1 gene encoding TSC22 domain family protein 1 isoform X7 — protein sequence MKSQWCRPVAMDLGVYQLRHFSISFLSSLLGTENASVRLDNSSSGASVVAIDNKIEQAMDLVKSHLMYAVREEVEVLKEQIKELIEKNSQLEQENNLLKTLASPEQLAQFQAQLQTGSPPATTQPQGTTQPPAQPASQGSGPTA from the exons ATGAAATCCCAATGGTGTAGACCAGTGGCGATGGATCTAGGAGTTTACCAACTGAgacatttttcaatttctttcttgtCATCCTTGCTCGGGACCGAAAACGCCTCTGTGAGACTTGACAATAG ctcATCTGGTGCAAGCGTGGTAGCTATTGACAACAAAATCGAGCAAGCTATG GATCTGGTGAAAAGCCATTTGATGTATGCGGTTAGAGAGGAAGTGGAGGTCCTCAAGGAACAGATCAAGGAACTCATAGAGAAAAATTCCCAGCTGGAGCAGGAGAACAATCTGCTGAAGACACTGGCCAGTCCTGAGCAGCTTGCCCAGTTCCAGGCCCAGCTGCAGACTGGCTCGCCCCCTGCCACCACACAGCCACAGGGGACCACGCAGCCCCCGGCCCAGCCAGCGTCCCAGGGCTCAGGACCAACCGCGTAG
- the TSC22D1 gene encoding TSC22 domain family protein 1 isoform X8, giving the protein MDLVKSHLMYAVREEVEVLKEQIKELIEKNSQLEQENNLLKTLASPEQLAQFQAQLQTGSPPATTQPQGTTQPPAQPASQGSGPTA; this is encoded by the exons ATG GATCTGGTGAAAAGCCATTTGATGTATGCGGTTAGAGAGGAAGTGGAGGTCCTCAAGGAACAGATCAAGGAACTCATAGAGAAAAATTCCCAGCTGGAGCAGGAGAACAATCTGCTGAAGACACTGGCCAGTCCTGAGCAGCTTGCCCAGTTCCAGGCCCAGCTGCAGACTGGCTCGCCCCCTGCCACCACACAGCCACAGGGGACCACGCAGCCCCCGGCCCAGCCAGCGTCCCAGGGCTCAGGACCAACCGCGTAG